The genomic region GCCAGCCACCGCGAACTGGTCGAGCTCAACCTGCGCCACGCCCTGTCCACCGGCGCCGTCGCCCGCGTCCTGGGCCTGGACGACCAGATCTGCGGCGAACTCTCCCGCTCGGCGATCCGCCGCGCCGCCGAGGGCCTGGAGGGCATCGACCCCCACCAGCGCCCCCTGGCCCTGGGTGAGGAGGACCCCTCCACCACCGGATGGCGCGCCAAGGTCCAGCAGGTCTCCTCCGCCCTGGCCCTGCTGCGCCCGCCCGGCCCGCCGCCCGCGCTGCGCGCCCTGGTCGTGCGCACCAGCACCGACCCCGCGCTGGCCGAGGAGCGCGAGCACATCGCCGCGGCCATGCACCCGCTCACCAGCGACGGATACCCCCTGCACCGCTCGCGCCTGACCAGACCGGTGGAGGAGGAGGCCGCCGCTCCCGCCGAGCCCGCCGCCGAACCGCTGCCGCGCGCCCTGCCCGGGGACCGGCTCACCACCCGCGACCACCCCGTGCGCACCGAGACCGTCACCCGGCTTCCCGGCCCCGACGGCACCGGCGGCGGCGACGAGGCGGGGACGACCCGCCGCCGGTGGCCGCTGCCGGCCGTCTCCGGCGTCGCCACGGTCGTCGTGGCGGTCGCCCTGTGGTCGTGGGCCAGCGCCGTCGGCGGACCCACCGCCGTGATCGGCACCGGCCCGGTCGACGCCGAACAGAGCCCTTCGAGGGAGGTGGAGGCGGTCTCGACCGCCTCGGACGGCAAACCGGCCGCCGGTCCGACCGACCGGACCACCCAGGTGCCCGGCACCGGCACGGTCCAGGAGACCACCGAGCAGGCGCCCGCCCAGGACGGGACGGAGCCGTCGGCGACCGAGCAGGACGCGACCGGCACACCCGAGGACGGCGGCGACGAGGCGACAGCGCCGCCCGCACCGGAGGCTCCCAGCGAGTCGCCCTCGGACGAGCCGTCCGACAGCGGCCAGGACGAGGGGGACGACGGCGGGCTGCCCGAGGAGGACCCGGGCGGCGGACTGCTGACCGGGCTGTGGGACTTCCTCGTCGGCGGTGGCTGAGGGCCGCGGGAAGCGGGAAGCGGGGAGCGGGATGCGGGATGCGGTCGGCCGGGCGGGAGCCCGGCCTCAGAAGGAGGCGAGCAGGCGTTCGGCGGCCACGTGCAGCCGGCGCTCCACCTCGTCGACGTCGCGGCGGCCCTTGAGGATCTCCACCAGCTCGAAGATCCACACGCTGGTCAGTGAGCTCACCAGCACGTAGCCGGTGCTCTCCCGGTCGACACTGGTCCCGGCGGCGGTACCGGAGTCCTCGCCCTCACCCTCGGCCCCGTGCCCGGCGGCCCTCGCGCCCTCCAGGGCACCGGTGGCCACCCGCCACACGAGGTCGGAGATCCGCACGTCCAGCTCCATCTTGACCTCGGCCATGATGAGCGAGCGGACCAGCGCGTCGGCGAGTTCGGGCTCGCGCATCAGCCCCCGGGTGGCGCGCAGGAAGACGTCGACGGCGCGGCCGGCGGGGGTGTCGGCGGTCGGCGGGCGCCGGACGATCCCGCCCTCCAACAGGTCGAGTTCCTCGGTGACCACGGCCACCACGAGGTCCATCTTGGAGGGGAAGTACCGGTAGAGGGTGCCCAGGGCGACTCCCGCGCGCTCGGCGACCGAGCGCATCTGCATGGCCTCCACACCTCCGCGCACGGCCAGCGCGGCCGCCGTCTGGACGATGCGCTTGCGGCGCTGGGTCTGGGTTCGCGACATCGCTCCACTCGGTGATGCGTGCACCGCCACAGGACTCTCTCCCCTTCGTCGTCGACCCGGGCCCCGCCAACCTGACCCGGACGATCCACCAGCTGTCGCGGCCGACGCTCTGGGAGGAACACCAGCCTGATGAGAACACGTTATCTAACGCATTCCCTCCCGCGCAGCCGTTGGAACCCATGACGCACGCCTCATTGCCCGACGTGGCAGTAACAATACGAAGCTTGGACCCGGGGTTTCGGGTCACCCCGGAAGGCTTTGTAGAATATGTTCTAATTGCGCGGGATCGGGTGACTTGCCCACCCGGCGCCCGGTCGGCCCTCGGCGCGCACCTAGTATCGAACCAGATTCGGTTTCTAGTGGAGAGGGTGCCCCCCGATGCCTGACGTTCCCCCGGTCGAGGACATCGGCGACGGCGTGTGGAGCCTGCCGGTCCCCATCCCCGGCAACCCGCTCGGCTTCACCTACGTCTACCTGCTCACCGGCTCCGAGGGCCCCGTCCTCGTCGACACCGGCTGGAACCACGACGAGTCCTGGGACGCCCTCGTCGAAGGCGTCAAACAGACCGGCCACACCATGGACCAGATCCGCGGAGCCGTCCTCACCCACTTCCACCCCGACCACACCGGGCTCGTCGGGCGGCTGCGCGAGCACTCCGACGCCTGGACCGCCATGCACCCGGCCGACATCGCCGTCACCGAGCGCCTGGCCGCGGCGAGCGAGACCGAACGCGCCGACTCCATCGCCGACCAACTCCTCCTCGCCGGATTCCCCGCCGAGGACCTCGACGCCTTCCGCGCCGACCCCCACGTCCTCGCCCCGCCGGCCGTGCCCGACCTCGTCCTCGCCGACGGTGCCACCGTCGACCTGCCCGGACGCGACCTGCGCGCGGTATGGACACCGGGCCACACCCCCGGCCACCTGTGCCTGCACCTGGCCGACGGCGGACTCCTCTTCACCGGCGACCACGTCCTTCCGCGCATCACCCCGCACGTGGGCCAGTTCCCCCTCGACTCCCCCGACGGCGACCCGCTGGGCGACTTCCTGCGCTCCCAGGATCGCGTGAGCCGCCTGCCCGGCGCCGACCGCCTCCTGTGCCTTCCCTCACACGAGACCCGCTTCCGCGGCACCCCCGCACGCGCGGGCGAGATCACCGCCCACCACGAGGAGCGCCTCGACCAGATCGCCGCCCTGCTCGGCGACGGCCCCGCCACCCTGTGGGACGTCACCTCCCGACTGCCCTGGCGGCGCTCCTGGTCGGACATGCGGCTGATGGCGCGCCACATGGCCGCCTCGGAGACCGCCGCCCACCTGCGCACGCTGGAGGAGCGCCGGCGCGCCGCCCGGACCACCTCCCCGGGCCCCGGCACCGCGCCCCTGCCGCGCTGGGTCGCCGTTCGCTCCTCCGGGCGCCCCGCATAGGATCCGTGTACCAACCAGCCCGGCGCCGACCCGGACATGACTGCCGAGTAACATATGGGGCGCCCACGCCTGTTCAACGGCGAACACGCGCACCCGCGCCGGCGGTGACGACCACCCCGCCGACGCTCCCGCGACGCACGGCGGCGACCGGGCCCGCGACCCAACGAAGAGGTGGACTCTTGACCCAGTCGGGCCACAGCACGGGACCGTCCCCCCGGCCTGCCGACGACCGCCCCCTGCGCGTCGCCCTGCTCTCCTACCGGAGCAAGGAGCACTGCGGCGGCCAGGGCGTCTACGTCCGCCACCTCTCCCGGGAACTGGCCGCGCTCGGCCACCAGGTCACCGTCTTCTCCGGCCAGCCCTACCCCGTCCTCGACGAGGGCGTCACCCTGGAGAAGGTCCCCTCCCTGGACCTCTACAACGACGTCGACCCCTTCACCACCCCGCCCGTGCGCGAGTGGCGTGACTGGATCGACGTCCTGGAGGTCGCCACCATGTGGACCGCCGGCTTCCCCGAGCCCCTCACCTTCTCGCTGCGCGCCAACCGCGCGCTGCGCCGCCGCCTGGCCGACTTCGACGTCGTCCACGACAACCAGACCCTCGGCTGGGGCCTGCTCGGCGTCCGGGCCGCCGGCCTACCGCTGGTCACCACCATCCACCACCCCATCAGCGTGGACCGCCGCATCGAACTCGCCGAGGCCCGCGGCCTGCAGAAGCTGTCCAAGCGCCGCTGGTACGGGTTCGTGTCCATGCAGGCCAGGGTCGCCCGCAGACTCGACCCGATCCTCGTCCCCTCCCGTTCCTCCGCCGACGACATCGCCCGCGAGTTCGGCGTCGACCCCGCCACCATGGAGGTCACCCCGCTCGGCGTCGACACCCGCTACTTCCACCCCCGCCCCGAGGTCGAACGCGTCCCCGGCCGCATCGTGTGCACCGCAAGCGCCGACAGCCCCCTCAAGGGCGTGGGAACCCTGCTGCGCGCCGCCGCCAAACTCGCCACCGAGCGCGAGGTCTCCCTGACCATCGTCAGCCGCCCCAAACCGGGCGGCCCCACCGACCGGCTCGTGGACGAACTGGGCCTGCGCGACCGCGTCGAGTTCGTCAACGGCATCGACGACACCGCCCTGGCCACCCTCATCGCCTCCGCCCAGGTCGCGGTCGTCCCCTCCTTCTACGAGGGCTTCTCCCTGCCCGCCGTGGAGGCGATGGCCTGCGCGACCCCGCTGGTCGCCAGCCACGCCGGCGCCCTGCCCGAGGTCGTCGGCACCGACGGCGACGCCGGGCGCCTGGTCCCCCCGGGCGACCCCGACGTCCTGGCCGGGGCGCTCGGCGCCCTCCTGGACGACGACCGGGAGCGCGACCGCATGGGCGCCGCCGCCTGGCGGCGTGTCCAGGAACGCTTCACCTGGAGCGCCGTCGCCGAACTCACCGCCCGGCGCTACGCCGACACCATCGCCGCCGTCACGGGCCGCCGCCCCGCCGACGGCGACACCCGGCCCGCCTCCGCGCGGGCCCGCGCGAACGGCGCCTGACCCCGGCGGGCCGCGCAGCACGTCCCGCATCTTCCACGAGGAGCCTCCACTGATCACCGTCGACTTCAACCTGTTCCCCGTCGGCCCGGGCCGACGCGTGCTCGACCTGGGCTGCGGCGGTGGCCGCCACGCCTTCGAGATCTACCGCCGCGGCGCCGACGTCGTGGCCTTCGACCAGAACGTCGGCGACCTCGCCGAGGTCGACACCATGTTCGCGGCCATGCGCGCCGAGGGTGAGGCCCCCGAGGGCGCGACCGCCGAGACCGTCAAGGGCGACGCCCTGGACATGCCCTTCGACGACGCGAGCTTCGACCGCGTCGTGGCCGCCGAGATCTTCGAGCACCTGCCGCACGACACCGCCGCGATGCGGGAACTGTTCCGCGTGCTCAAGCCCGGCGGGATCGCGGCGGTGACGGTACCGAGCTTCCTGCCCGAACGCCTGTGCTGGGCGCTGTCGGAGCAGTACCACACCAACGAGGGCGGGCACATCCGCATCTACACGCGCGCCGAACTGGAGGCCAAGCTCAAGGCCACCGGGTTCGAGATCGGCCCGCACCACCACGCGCACGCCCTGCACGCGCCGTACTGGTGGATCAAGTGCGCGGTGGGCACCGACAACGACGACCACCCGCTGGCCCAGGCCTACCACCGGATGCTGGTATGGGACATGCTCCAGGCCCCGAAGGTCACCCGCGTGGCCGAGCGGCTGCTCAACCCGGTGATCGGCAAGAGCGTCGTGGTGTACGTGCGCAAGCCGCGTACCGCCGCCTGATGGGGGCCGCCGCCCCCGCCGCCGAGGCCCTGCGCCTGCCGGGCCTGCTCAGCGCCGAGGAGCTGATCCGCTCCGCCGACTACCTGGTGCACAGCCAGGAGCCCGACGGGGCGCTCCCGTGGTTCCCGGGCGGGCACACCGACGTGTGGGACCACGTCGAGTGCGCCATGGCCCTGACCGTGACCGGCACGGCCGTGCCCGCGCACGCCGAGGCCGCCCGCCGCGCCTACCGGTGGCTGGAGCGGACCCGGCTCCCGGACGGCGGCTGGCCGGCCAAGTTCCGCCAGGGCAGGGCCGTGACCGGGCTGCGCGAGGCCAACCACGCCGCCTACCCCGCGGTCGGCCTGTTCCACCACCTGCTCACCACCGGCGACTCCGGCTTCGCCGCACGGATGTGGCCCGTGGTGGACAGCGGGCTGGAGTTCGTGCTGGCCCTGCGCGGGGAGCACGGCGAGATCCTGTGGGCACGCGACGAGGACGGCTCCGCGGGGGACCACGCCCTGCTCACGGTGTGCGCGAGCGTGCACCACGCACTGCGCTGCGGTGCCGCGCTCGGCGCCCGGCTCGGCCACGACCGCCCCGAGTGGACGGCCGCCGCCGACACGCTGGCCGTGCTCATCAACGAGCACGAGGACCTGTTCGCCGACCGCGCCCGCTTCTCGATGGACTGGTTCTATCCCGTCCTGGGCGGCGCGGTGCGCGGGGTGGCCGCCAAGGAGCGCATCCGGGACCGCTGGGACCGGTTCGTGGTGGCCGGACTGGGCGTGCGCTGCGTGAGCGACCAGCCGTGGGTCACCGCGGCGGAGTCCTCGGAGCTGGTGCTGGCCCTGGCCGCCATGGGCGAGCACGAGACGGCGGTCCGGATCCTGCGCGAGGTCCAGCACCTGCGCGACGCCGACGACGGCGTCTACTGGACGGGCTACCAGTTCGCCGAACAGGTGCGCTGGCCCGTCGAGCGGAGTACGTGGACCTCGGCGGCGGTGATCCTGGCGGTGGACGCCCTCACCCGCACCACGGAGGGCTCCCGGATCTTCCTGCACACCTGGGACGACACCCCGCGACCGTGAAGACGCCCCCGTCCCGCCTCAGGGCGGAACGGGGGCGTCGTCGTTCTCACGGGCGCCGTTCGGCGCTACTCCTCTTCCTCGCGCGGGGGCGGGAAGATCGTGCCGCCGTCACCGGGCTCACCCGTGCCCGGGTCCTCGGTTCCGTCGCCCCCGGTGCCCGGGTCCGGCGGAGCCGGCTCGACCGGAACCTCCGGCTCGGGCTCGACCGGAACCTCCGGCTCCGGGTCCACCGGGACGTCGGTGACGTCGTCGTCATTCTCCACCGGTGCGTCCGGGGTCTCCGTGGACAGGTCCGGCGCCCAGTTCTCGTTCGTGCCGACGAACGCCGGCCCTGGGAAGGAGGCGGGTTCGAACTCCGACACCACCGCCGACATGTAGGTGTTCCAGATCGTCGACGGCAGGCCGACACTGGAGATGTTCTGCCCCGGGATGGTGAAGGCGCTGTTGCTGTCGCTGTACACGCCGACGGACGTCGAGAGCTGCGGCGTGTAGCCCACGAACCAGGCCGCGGCGGTTCCACCGTTCTGCTCGTCCCTGACGGTTCCCGTCTTGCCCGCGGTGGGGTGGTTCGGGTCCCACAGGTTCGCGTTCCGGCCGGTACCGCTGTTGGCGACGCCCTCCAGGGCGTAGGTCAGGTCCGCGGCGACGTCCTCGGAGAAGGCCCGGTCGCTCTCCACCTCCGGGCGCTCGTTCTCGCCCTCGGAGTTGACGATCTCCCTGACCACGTGCGCCTCGACGTGCGTGCCGCCGTTGGCGAAGGTCCCGTACCCGCTCGCCTGGTCGATGGGCCGGACGCTGTTCGCGCCCAGCGGCATGACCGGGACGAGCTGGTTGTCCGTGATGCTGTTCTCCGGCAGGCCCGCGTCGTAGGCGGTCTGACGGATCTCCTCGAAGCCCACCCGCTGGGCGAGCTCGATGTACCCGAGGTTGTTGGAGACCTGGGTCGCCTGGCTGAGCGTCATGACGCCGCCGGGCGCGTTGCCCGCGTTCTGGATGGTCGAGCCGTTGATGGTCTGCGGGCCGCGACCGTCCACGGTCGTGTTCAGGCCGATGCCCTGCTTCAGCGCAGTGGCCAGCACATAGGGCTTGAACGCCGATCCGGCCTGCGCCGAACCGAGGAACGAGCTGTCGTACTGGTTGTCGTTGTAGTCGTGGCCGCCGAAGAAGGCCAGCACCTCACCGGTCTCCGGGTCGACGGTGCTCAGACCGATGTTGATCCCCTCGGGCATGTCCTCCTGCGGCACGATCCCGGTGACCGCGTCGTAGGCGGCGTCCATCATGTCCTTGTCGAACGTGGTGACGATCCGGTAGCCCTGCCGGTTGATCATGTCCTCGGTGTAGCCGAGCCGCTCCAGCTCGCTCATCGCCTCCTGGAGCATGTAGCCCCGGTACCCGCTCAGGTCCATTCCGGGCGTGGCCCGTTCGGGCTCCGGGGTCGGGAACTCCATCTTGTCGGCCTCGGACTGGCTGATGCTGCCGGTGGTGACCATGCCGTCGACGACGTACTGCCAGCGCTGCTCCATCTCGGGCGTCGTCTCCACGTCGGCCGTACCGAAGTGGCTCGGCTGCTGGATCGCGGCCGCCAGGAAGGCGGCCTCTCCACGGCTGAGGTCCTGGACGTCCTTGTGGTAGTACGCCTCCGCGGCGGCCTGCACGCCGTACGCCTGGCGGCCGAAGTAGATGGTGTTGAGATACTGCTCCATCACCCACTCCTTCGACTCGCTCTGGTCGATCTTGATGGCGATGATGATCTCTTGGATCTTCCGGCTGACCGTCTGCTCGCGGGAGACGCCCTCGTAGTAGTTGCGGACCATCTGCTGGGTCACGGTGGACCCGCCCTGGACCTGCTGGCCGGTGATGGTCGACCACACGGCACGGGTGGTGCCGCGCACCGAGACGCCGGGCTCCGTCCAGAAGCCGCGGTCCTCGGCGGAGATCACCGCGTCGACGATGTGGTCGCCGCCCTCGGTCATCTCGGAGTAGGAGATGATCTCGCGGTCGTCCCCGCGTTCGGCGAAGGCGGTCTCACCGTCGGAGTAGTAGAAGGTGGAGCTCTCCGTGAGGGCGTCGGCCTGGGCCGCGTCGGGGACCTCGATCGTGGTGTAGAGGAAGGCGAAGGCGGCGCAGCCGGCGATGACGCCGAGACCCGCGACGATGAGGAACACGCGCAGGATCCGCCACCACAGCGGCTTCTTGGCCTTGCCCCCCTTCTTGCCCTTGCCGCCCTTGGAGCCGCCCGGACCCGTCGGTCCACCCGGACCACCGGGTCCCTTGGGCCCGCCCGGGCCGGAGGGGCCACCGGGCCCGTGGGACAGCGGTGCGGCGCCGGAGGCGGCCGCGCCGGACGTGCCCGGGGCTCCCTGCCCATCGGGGCCACCGTGGCCTGCGGAGGCGTGCGAGGCGTCGGCACCGGTGTCCGCGGTCTCCGGCGTGTGCGGAGTACCCGACGCGCCGGCGCCGTCCGAGTACGAAGCGGCGCCCACCACTCCGGGCAGGCCCGCGGCTCCGGCCGCGGCGGCCGCCGAGGAGGATCCAGCGGCGGGCGTGTCGCCCGAAGCCGTCCTGTCCCCACCATCGGGCCGCGCGGCCGTCTCCGTGAGGTTGAGGCCCTCCGGCGGCGTCGAGGTGTGCTGCGAGAGCCGGCGGGGCTCCGGCCACAGCGAGGGCTCGACATCGTCCGGAGCGGTG from Nocardiopsis aegyptia harbors:
- a CDS encoding RNA polymerase sigma factor, yielding MTRVNETDEPAEVEALYDAFAPALYRYAWSLLGGGADPGRATTAARTADHGGQDTRETGGDPVAEAVHDALVAGVVLDGERADPADRGPWLYALTRSACQRRGFAHTCPYTRLATVPAEAPVARMFSRLPASHRELVELNLRHALSTGAVARVLGLDDQICGELSRSAIRRAAEGLEGIDPHQRPLALGEEDPSTTGWRAKVQQVSSALALLRPPGPPPALRALVVRTSTDPALAEEREHIAAAMHPLTSDGYPLHRSRLTRPVEEEAAAPAEPAAEPLPRALPGDRLTTRDHPVRTETVTRLPGPDGTGGGDEAGTTRRRWPLPAVSGVATVVVAVALWSWASAVGGPTAVIGTGPVDAEQSPSREVEAVSTASDGKPAAGPTDRTTQVPGTGTVQETTEQAPAQDGTEPSATEQDATGTPEDGGDEATAPPAPEAPSESPSDEPSDSGQDEGDDGGLPEEDPGGGLLTGLWDFLVGGG
- a CDS encoding TetR family transcriptional regulator; amino-acid sequence: MAVHASPSGAMSRTQTQRRKRIVQTAAALAVRGGVEAMQMRSVAERAGVALGTLYRYFPSKMDLVVAVVTEELDLLEGGIVRRPPTADTPAGRAVDVFLRATRGLMREPELADALVRSLIMAEVKMELDVRISDLVWRVATGALEGARAAGHGAEGEGEDSGTAAGTSVDRESTGYVLVSSLTSVWIFELVEILKGRRDVDEVERRLHVAAERLLASF
- a CDS encoding MBL fold metallo-hydrolase, with the translated sequence MPDVPPVEDIGDGVWSLPVPIPGNPLGFTYVYLLTGSEGPVLVDTGWNHDESWDALVEGVKQTGHTMDQIRGAVLTHFHPDHTGLVGRLREHSDAWTAMHPADIAVTERLAAASETERADSIADQLLLAGFPAEDLDAFRADPHVLAPPAVPDLVLADGATVDLPGRDLRAVWTPGHTPGHLCLHLADGGLLFTGDHVLPRITPHVGQFPLDSPDGDPLGDFLRSQDRVSRLPGADRLLCLPSHETRFRGTPARAGEITAHHEERLDQIAALLGDGPATLWDVTSRLPWRRSWSDMRLMARHMAASETAAHLRTLEERRRAARTTSPGPGTAPLPRWVAVRSSGRPA
- a CDS encoding glycosyltransferase family 4 protein; the protein is MTQSGHSTGPSPRPADDRPLRVALLSYRSKEHCGGQGVYVRHLSRELAALGHQVTVFSGQPYPVLDEGVTLEKVPSLDLYNDVDPFTTPPVREWRDWIDVLEVATMWTAGFPEPLTFSLRANRALRRRLADFDVVHDNQTLGWGLLGVRAAGLPLVTTIHHPISVDRRIELAEARGLQKLSKRRWYGFVSMQARVARRLDPILVPSRSSADDIAREFGVDPATMEVTPLGVDTRYFHPRPEVERVPGRIVCTASADSPLKGVGTLLRAAAKLATEREVSLTIVSRPKPGGPTDRLVDELGLRDRVEFVNGIDDTALATLIASAQVAVVPSFYEGFSLPAVEAMACATPLVASHAGALPEVVGTDGDAGRLVPPGDPDVLAGALGALLDDDRERDRMGAAAWRRVQERFTWSAVAELTARRYADTIAAVTGRRPADGDTRPASARARANGA
- a CDS encoding class I SAM-dependent methyltransferase codes for the protein MGCGGGRHAFEIYRRGADVVAFDQNVGDLAEVDTMFAAMRAEGEAPEGATAETVKGDALDMPFDDASFDRVVAAEIFEHLPHDTAAMRELFRVLKPGGIAAVTVPSFLPERLCWALSEQYHTNEGGHIRIYTRAELEAKLKATGFEIGPHHHAHALHAPYWWIKCAVGTDNDDHPLAQAYHRMLVWDMLQAPKVTRVAERLLNPVIGKSVVVYVRKPRTAA
- a CDS encoding glucosidase family protein → MGAAAPAAEALRLPGLLSAEELIRSADYLVHSQEPDGALPWFPGGHTDVWDHVECAMALTVTGTAVPAHAEAARRAYRWLERTRLPDGGWPAKFRQGRAVTGLREANHAAYPAVGLFHHLLTTGDSGFAARMWPVVDSGLEFVLALRGEHGEILWARDEDGSAGDHALLTVCASVHHALRCGAALGARLGHDRPEWTAAADTLAVLINEHEDLFADRARFSMDWFYPVLGGAVRGVAAKERIRDRWDRFVVAGLGVRCVSDQPWVTAAESSELVLALAAMGEHETAVRILREVQHLRDADDGVYWTGYQFAEQVRWPVERSTWTSAAVILAVDALTRTTEGSRIFLHTWDDTPRP
- a CDS encoding transglycosylase domain-containing protein translates to MPDVICHGGGELSESTHGADGTDGQRPEEHTPETRDTSAEALSAQNTPEDGAPVVEGAESVSTDSGDSTDDRPEQPEPEFISPITFKTSGSFFRERVARSLAEQGFDSDSDGDAQDDTDAGADPDAVSDTEARETDDTDGPGAFPSSAVEPEPVVPESDDASTGDSDTEPATEQIPVIGADTAESAEPAEPAAPDAPEETTAPAGTDWFAKPAPAAERTGTDSSDRDTSDTEHAAAAETDPPDTSAAAEQAGGPGASGTPAEGTPSFSTAPDDVEPSLWPEPRRLSQHTSTPPEGLNLTETAARPDGGDRTASGDTPAAGSSSAAAAAGAAGLPGVVGAASYSDGAGASGTPHTPETADTGADASHASAGHGGPDGQGAPGTSGAAASGAAPLSHGPGGPSGPGGPKGPGGPGGPTGPGGSKGGKGKKGGKAKKPLWWRILRVFLIVAGLGVIAGCAAFAFLYTTIEVPDAAQADALTESSTFYYSDGETAFAERGDDREIISYSEMTEGGDHIVDAVISAEDRGFWTEPGVSVRGTTRAVWSTITGQQVQGGSTVTQQMVRNYYEGVSREQTVSRKIQEIIIAIKIDQSESKEWVMEQYLNTIYFGRQAYGVQAAAEAYYHKDVQDLSRGEAAFLAAAIQQPSHFGTADVETTPEMEQRWQYVVDGMVTTGSISQSEADKMEFPTPEPERATPGMDLSGYRGYMLQEAMSELERLGYTEDMINRQGYRIVTTFDKDMMDAAYDAVTGIVPQEDMPEGINIGLSTVDPETGEVLAFFGGHDYNDNQYDSSFLGSAQAGSAFKPYVLATALKQGIGLNTTVDGRGPQTINGSTIQNAGNAPGGVMTLSQATQVSNNLGYIELAQRVGFEEIRQTAYDAGLPENSITDNQLVPVMPLGANSVRPIDQASGYGTFANGGTHVEAHVVREIVNSEGENERPEVESDRAFSEDVAADLTYALEGVANSGTGRNANLWDPNHPTAGKTGTVRDEQNGGTAAAWFVGYTPQLSTSVGVYSDSNSAFTIPGQNISSVGLPSTIWNTYMSAVVSEFEPASFPGPAFVGTNENWAPDLSTETPDAPVENDDDVTDVPVDPEPEVPVEPEPEVPVEPAPPDPGTGGDGTEDPGTGEPGDGGTIFPPPREEEE